A part of Heliangelus exortis chromosome 3, bHelExo1.hap1, whole genome shotgun sequence genomic DNA contains:
- the NKX2-2 gene encoding homeobox protein Nkx-2.2: MSLTNTKTGFSVKDILDLPDTNDEDGSAAEGGEEESEAPEPPKKTGVLGQTPLDTVQTLPLKNPFYDNSDNPYTRWLASAEGIQYSLHGLTAGGGGQDPSAKSPEPSADESPDNEKEASGGGDAGKKRKRRVLFSKAQTYELERRFRQQRYLSAPEREHLASLIRLTPTQVKIWFQNHRYKMKRARAEKGMEVTPLPSPRRVAVPVLVRDGKPCHTLKAQDLAAATFQTGIPFSAYSAQSLQHMQYNAQYSATSNPQYPTAHHLVQAQQWTW; the protein is encoded by the exons ATGTCTCTGACCAACACAAAGACGGGCTTTTCGGTGAAGGACATTTTGGACCTCCCCGACACCAACGATGAGGACGGCTCCGCCGCCGAGGGAGGCGAGGAAGAGAGCGAAGCGCCGGAGCCGCCCAAGAAAACGGGAGTTTTGGGACAAACCCCCTTGGACACTGTTCAGACGCTGCCTTTGAAGAACCCTTTCTATGATAATAGCGATAATCCCTACACGCGCTGGCTGGCGAGCGCCGAGGGCATCCAATACTCCC TGCACGGGCTGACGGCGGGCGGTGGGGGCCAGGACCCCTCGGCCAAGTCGCCGGAGCCGTCGGCCGACGAGTCTCCCGACAACGAGAAAGAAGCGTCGGGCGGAGGGGACGcggggaagaagaggaagaggagggtgcTCTTCTCCAAGGCGCAGACCTACGAGCTGGAGCGGCGGTTCCGGCAGCAGCGGTACCTGTCGGCACCGGAACGGGAGCACCTGGCCAGCCTGATTCGACTCACCCCCACCCAGGTGAAGATCTGGTTCCAGAACCACCGGTACAAGATGAAGCGAGCCCGGGCCGAGAAAGGTATGGAAGTGACTCCTCTGCCCTCCCCGCGGCGGGTGGCCGTGCCGGTCTTAGTCAGGGACGGCAAACCCTGCCACACGCTCAAAGCTCAGGACTTGGCAGCCGCGACTTTCCAGACGGGAATCCCCTTCTCCGCCTATAGCGCCCAGTCTCTACAGCATATGCAATACAACGCCCAGTACAGCGCGACCAGCAACCCCCAGTACCCCACAGCACACCACTTGGTACAAGCTCAGCAATGGACTTGGTGA